The Nomascus leucogenys isolate Asia chromosome 16, Asia_NLE_v1, whole genome shotgun sequence genome includes a region encoding these proteins:
- the LOC100590904 gene encoding nucleophosmin-like isoform X2, with translation MDLDMSPLRPQNYLFTVEEDAESEDEEEEDVKLLSISGKRSTPGGGSKIPQKKVKLAAAAADEDDNDEDDDDEEEAEEKAPVKKGQESFKKQEKTPKTPKGPSSVEDIKAKMQASIEKGGSLPKVEAKFINYVKNCF, from the exons ATGGACTTGGACATGAGCCCGCTGAGGCCCCAGAACTATCTTTTCA CTGTGGAGGAAGATGCAGAGtcagaagatgaagaggaggaggatgtgaAACTCTTAAGTATATCTGGAAAGCGGTCTACCCCTGGAGGTGGTAGCAAGATTccacagaaaaaagtaaaacttgctgctgctgctgctgatgaagacgataatgatgaagatgatgatgatgaggaggaagcTGAAGAAAAAGCACCAGTGAA GAAAGGACAAGAATCcttcaaaaaacaggaaaaaactcctaaaacaccaaaaggaccTAGTTCTGTAGAAGACATTAAAGCAAAAATGCAAGCAAGTATAGAAAAAGGTGGTTCTCTTCCCAAAGTGGAAGCCAAGTTCATCAATTATGTGAAGAATTGCTTCTAG
- the LOC100590904 gene encoding nucleophosmin-like isoform X1 produces MDLDMSPLRPQNYLFSCELKADKDYHFKVDNDENEHQLSLRTVSLGAGAKDELHIVEAEATNYEGSPIKVTLATLKMSVQPTVSLGGFEITPPVVLRFKCGSGPVHISGQHLVAVEEDAESEDEEEEDVKLLSISGKRSTPGGGSKIPQKKVKLAAAAADEDDNDEDDDDEEEAEEKAPVKKSIQDTPAKNAQKSNQNRKDSKPSSTPRSKGQESFKKQEKTPKTPKGPSSVEDIKAKMQASIEKGGSLPKVEAKFINYVKNCF; encoded by the coding sequence ATGGACTTGGACATGAGCCCGCTGAGGCCCCAGAACTATCTTTTCAGTTGTGAACTAAAGGCCGACAAAGATTATCACTTTAAGGTGGATAATGATGAAAATGAGCACCAGTTATCTTTAAGAACGGTCAGTTTAGGGGCTGGTGCAAAGGATGAATTGCACATTGTTGAAGCAGAGGCAACGAATTACGAAGGCAGTCCAATTAAAGTAACATTGGCAACTTTGAAAATGTCTGTACAGCCAACAGTTTCCCTTGGGGGCTTTGAAATAACACCACCAGTGGTCTTAAGGTTCAAGTGTGGTTCAGGGCCAGTGCATATTAGTGGACAGCACTTAGTAGCTGTGGAGGAAGATGCAGAGtcagaagatgaagaggaggaggatgtgaAACTCTTAAGTATATCTGGAAAGCGGTCTACCCCTGGAGGTGGTAGCAAGATTccacagaaaaaagtaaaacttgctgctgctgctgctgatgaagacgataatgatgaagatgatgatgatgaggaggaagcTGAAGAAAAAGCACCAGTGAAGAAATCTATACAAGATACACCAGCCAAAAATGCACAAAAGTCAAATCAGAATAGAAAAGACTCAAAACCATCATCAACACCAAGATCGAAAGGACAAGAATCcttcaaaaaacaggaaaaaactcctaaaacaccaaaaggaccTAGTTCTGTAGAAGACATTAAAGCAAAAATGCAAGCAAGTATAGAAAAAGGTGGTTCTCTTCCCAAAGTGGAAGCCAAGTTCATCAATTATGTGAAGAATTGCTTCTAG